A part of Tistrella mobilis genomic DNA contains:
- the cyoE gene encoding heme o synthase, whose translation MTDSVYTSTAVAADAASPAADPSVRDFIALLKPRVMSLVVFTGAVGIYLAPGHLHPVLAFVALLCIAVGAGASGAINMWYDRDIDAVMARTVDRPIPAGRMEPETALAFGVALAVASVVVMGLAVNPVAAALLALTIGFYVFIYTMWLKRSTPQNIVIGGAAGAFPPMVGWAAVSGDVSLGGLVLFALIFMWTPPHFWALALYRAGDYARAGVPMLPVVAGRRETKKQILIYTVALIPLSVVPWAMGLASIWYGLAAGGLSLIFLGHAIRVAKSEGDRAPKAMFGFSILYLFALFALMVVDKAAGLGGWS comes from the coding sequence GTGACCGACTCCGTCTACACCTCCACCGCCGTTGCCGCAGATGCCGCGTCCCCCGCGGCCGATCCGTCGGTGCGGGATTTCATCGCCCTTCTCAAGCCGCGCGTCATGTCGCTGGTGGTGTTCACGGGCGCCGTCGGCATCTATCTGGCGCCCGGCCATCTGCATCCGGTGCTCGCCTTCGTGGCGCTGCTGTGCATCGCGGTCGGTGCCGGGGCGTCGGGGGCGATCAACATGTGGTACGACCGCGACATCGACGCGGTCATGGCCCGCACCGTCGACCGGCCGATTCCGGCCGGGCGCATGGAGCCTGAAACCGCGCTCGCCTTCGGCGTGGCGCTGGCGGTGGCCTCGGTGGTGGTGATGGGCCTTGCGGTCAATCCGGTGGCGGCGGCGCTGCTGGCGCTGACCATCGGCTTCTACGTCTTCATCTACACCATGTGGCTGAAGCGCAGCACGCCCCAGAACATCGTCATCGGCGGTGCCGCCGGCGCCTTCCCGCCCATGGTCGGCTGGGCGGCGGTCAGCGGCGACGTGTCGCTGGGCGGTCTGGTGCTGTTCGCGCTGATCTTCATGTGGACCCCGCCGCATTTCTGGGCGCTGGCGCTCTACCGCGCCGGCGACTATGCGCGCGCGGGCGTGCCGATGCTGCCGGTCGTGGCCGGCCGGCGCGAAACCAAGAAGCAGATCCTGATCTACACCGTGGCGCTGATCCCGCTGTCGGTGGTGCCCTGGGCGATGGGCCTGGCCAGCATCTGGTACGGCCTGGCGGCCGGCGGGCTCAGCCTGATCTTCCTCGGCCATGCGATCCGCGTGGCCAAGAGCGAAGGCGATCGGGCCCCCAAGGCGATGTTCGGTTTTTCGATCCTCTACCTGTTCGCGCTGTTCGCCCTGATGGTGGTGGACAAGGCGGCGGGGCTGGGGGGCTGGTCATGA
- a CDS encoding cytochrome c oxidase assembly protein, which produces MATERARRQRRGKLGTLIGVGVLLGGMTVLTSYSTTIYNLFCQVTGYGGTTQVADATEVPVLDREMKVRFNADTARGMPWGFFPEQREMVVKVGERHLAFYKAVNNSDRPVLGQAAYNVTPQKMGLYFDKIDCFCFTEQLLMPGQSIDMPVSFYIDPKMAEDENVDEVRTVTLSYTFFDLGEEGLQSYLERTGRKLEDFATVTPGTILADGARTGGQTRPAGG; this is translated from the coding sequence ATGGCGACCGAGCGGGCGCGGCGGCAGCGGCGCGGCAAGCTCGGCACCCTGATCGGCGTCGGCGTGCTGCTGGGCGGCATGACCGTGCTGACCTCGTATTCGACCACGATCTACAACCTGTTCTGCCAGGTCACCGGCTATGGCGGCACCACCCAGGTCGCGGATGCGACCGAGGTGCCGGTGCTCGACCGCGAGATGAAGGTCCGCTTCAACGCCGATACCGCCCGCGGCATGCCCTGGGGCTTCTTCCCCGAGCAGCGCGAAATGGTGGTGAAGGTGGGCGAGCGCCATCTCGCCTTCTACAAGGCGGTCAACAACAGCGACCGTCCGGTGCTGGGCCAGGCCGCCTACAACGTGACGCCCCAGAAGATGGGGCTCTATTTCGACAAGATCGACTGCTTCTGCTTCACCGAGCAGCTGCTCATGCCGGGGCAGTCGATCGACATGCCGGTCAGCTTCTACATCGATCCGAAGATGGCGGAAGACGAGAATGTCGACGAGGTTCGTACCGTGACGCTCTCCTACACCTTCTTCGATCTGGGGGAAGAGGGGCTGCAGAGCTATCTGGAGCGGACCGGCCGGAAGCTTGAGGATTTTGCGACCGTAACGCCCGGCACCATACTGGCGGACGGCGCCCGAACCGGAGGCCAGACCCGCCCTGCGGGTGGTTGA
- a CDS encoding cytochrome c oxidase subunit 3, translating to MSEAHAAHTKVHDYHLVDPSPWPFLGAMAGLLMAVGGVMFMHDNPVGWLVLLVGFLCVLGVMAGWWRDVIKESVQHKAHTGVVQIGLRMGMVLFIASEVMFFVAFFWAYFNASLFPTAAVGGVWPPEGIETFDPWHLPLMNTTILLLSGTTVTWAHHALREGDNRTTVQMLAITVGLGVFFSCVQAYEYSHATFAFTDGVYASTFYMATGFHGFHVLVGTIFLAVCLRRAIARQFSPQKHIGFEAAAWYWHFVDVVWLFLFVAIYVWGR from the coding sequence ATGAGCGAAGCACACGCCGCGCACACCAAAGTGCACGATTATCATCTCGTCGACCCGAGCCCGTGGCCCTTCCTGGGGGCCATGGCCGGCCTGCTGATGGCGGTCGGCGGGGTCATGTTCATGCACGACAACCCGGTGGGCTGGCTGGTCCTGCTGGTGGGCTTCCTCTGCGTGCTGGGCGTGATGGCCGGCTGGTGGCGGGACGTCATCAAGGAATCGGTGCAGCACAAGGCCCATACCGGCGTGGTCCAGATCGGCCTGCGCATGGGCATGGTGCTGTTCATCGCCTCGGAGGTGATGTTCTTCGTCGCCTTCTTCTGGGCCTATTTCAACGCCTCGCTGTTCCCGACCGCAGCGGTCGGCGGGGTCTGGCCGCCCGAGGGCATCGAGACCTTCGATCCCTGGCACCTGCCGCTGATGAACACCACCATCCTGCTGCTGTCGGGCACCACGGTGACTTGGGCCCATCATGCGCTGCGCGAGGGCGACAACCGCACCACCGTGCAGATGCTGGCGATCACGGTCGGCCTCGGCGTGTTCTTCTCCTGCGTCCAGGCCTATGAATACAGCCACGCCACCTTCGCCTTCACCGATGGCGTCTATGCCTCCACCTTCTACATGGCGACCGGTTTCCACGGCTTCCATGTGCTGGTCGGCACCATCTTCCTGGCCGTCTGCCTGCGCCGGGCGATCGCCCGCCAGTTCAGCCCCCAGAAGCATATCGGCTTCGAGGCGGCGGCCTGGTACTGGCACTTCGTCGACGTGGTCTGGCTGTTCCTGTTCGTCGCGATCTACGTCTGGGGCCGCTGA
- a CDS encoding DUF983 domain-containing protein, with protein MTDQQGGGGDWPAVNPLVAGLRCRCPRCGEGRLFRGLLAVRDSCDRCGLDLRDVASEDGPAAFVILIAGFILMALVLWVELTWAPPIWLHLVIWLPLAVVLSIGLLRPMKAWMVAQQYRHRILGLGRDADGTTGD; from the coding sequence ATGACCGATCAGCAGGGCGGAGGCGGGGACTGGCCGGCGGTTAACCCGCTGGTCGCCGGCCTCCGCTGCCGCTGTCCACGCTGCGGCGAGGGGCGCCTGTTCCGGGGGCTTCTCGCCGTTCGTGATTCCTGCGACCGCTGCGGCCTGGACCTGCGGGACGTGGCGAGCGAGGACGGCCCGGCCGCTTTCGTGATCCTGATCGCCGGCTTCATCCTGATGGCGCTGGTGCTCTGGGTGGAACTCACCTGGGCGCCGCCGATCTGGTTGCATCTCGTGATCTGGCTGCCGCTGGCGGTGGTCCTGTCGATCGGCCTGCTCCGGCCGATGAAGGCATGGATGGTCGCCCAGCAATACCGCCACCGCATCCTCGGCCTCGGCCGGGATGCGGACGGCACCACCGGAGACTGA
- a CDS encoding SURF1 family protein yields MPAADPSPSGSPRAGRAGRPADRKPERAGLLLVLVVLAVAAMLGLGTWQVQRLAWKTDLIEQRAASLAADPVALPVFGPAATPEELAEWSFRRVRMTGHFRHDKELYQAAKSLNGNSGYHILTPFERTDLPEGTAQTVLVSRGWVPLDHKDPATRAAGQIPGEVTVTGVARVPRTTAWVVPDNRPSENFWFTIDTKVMGDFVGETLAPVYVEADATPIPGDLPKGGQTRSELPNDHLQYAITWYALAISLIVIYVVYRRRR; encoded by the coding sequence ATGCCCGCTGCCGATCCGTCGCCGTCCGGTTCCCCGCGTGCCGGCCGCGCCGGCCGCCCCGCCGACAGAAAGCCTGAACGGGCCGGACTTCTGCTCGTCCTCGTGGTGCTGGCCGTGGCGGCCATGCTCGGCCTCGGCACCTGGCAGGTGCAGCGCCTGGCCTGGAAGACCGACCTGATCGAGCAGCGTGCGGCAAGCCTCGCCGCCGATCCGGTCGCGCTCCCGGTCTTCGGCCCGGCCGCCACGCCCGAAGAGCTGGCCGAATGGTCTTTCCGCCGGGTGCGGATGACCGGCCATTTCCGCCACGACAAGGAACTCTATCAGGCGGCCAAATCGCTCAACGGCAATTCCGGCTACCATATCCTGACGCCGTTCGAGCGCACCGACCTGCCCGAGGGCACGGCGCAGACCGTTCTGGTCAGCCGCGGCTGGGTGCCGCTCGACCACAAGGATCCGGCCACCCGTGCCGCCGGCCAGATCCCGGGCGAGGTGACCGTCACCGGCGTCGCCCGTGTGCCCCGAACCACCGCCTGGGTGGTGCCCGACAACCGGCCGTCCGAGAATTTCTGGTTCACCATCGACACCAAGGTGATGGGGGATTTCGTTGGCGAGACGCTGGCACCGGTCTATGTCGAGGCCGATGCGACCCCGATCCCGGGCGACCTGCCCAAGGGGGGCCAGACCCGGTCGGAGCTGCCCAACGACCATCTTCAGTACGCGATCACCTGGTATGCGCTGGCGATCTCGCTGATCGTGATCTATGTCGTCTACAGGCGGCGACGTTGA
- a CDS encoding COX15/CtaA family protein — translation MKPSIRRFRAVAGIAIVATFVLIVLGAVIRATNSGLSCPDWPHCYGFWVPTPAKLATVPGIDYTFTQVMYEWVHRFIAGIIVGPLTLILAIWALVMRRENLRPALFGIAALALLLVQGLLGGLTVLDRNSPWSVAVHLSNAQLVLAMLIGMYVSAGRPAQSALVWTEPVARGARLAVFAVALLALSTIAAGAMMAKNGASLACSTWPLCDGAVVPPLDDPLIALHFTHRVLAGVTALAILGLFLWARRTRRRAPGFARDMHRTMGLVALQVGVGAAVIFLQVPVWTAATHQGMGVLVLASLVVTLLHLAFGPGTAVPRGRPEPAAGQAVPARGA, via the coding sequence ATGAAACCCTCTATCCGTCGCTTCCGTGCCGTCGCCGGCATCGCCATCGTCGCCACCTTCGTGCTGATCGTTCTGGGTGCCGTCATCCGCGCGACCAATTCCGGGCTGTCCTGCCCCGACTGGCCGCATTGCTACGGCTTCTGGGTGCCGACGCCGGCCAAGCTCGCGACCGTGCCCGGGATCGACTACACCTTCACCCAGGTGATGTATGAATGGGTGCACCGCTTCATCGCCGGCATCATCGTCGGGCCGCTGACCCTGATCCTGGCGATCTGGGCGCTGGTCATGCGGCGTGAAAACCTGCGGCCGGCCCTGTTCGGCATCGCCGCCCTGGCGCTGCTGCTGGTGCAGGGCCTGCTCGGCGGATTGACGGTGCTGGACCGGAACTCTCCGTGGAGCGTCGCGGTTCACCTCTCCAACGCCCAGCTGGTGCTGGCGATGCTGATCGGCATGTATGTCTCGGCCGGCCGTCCGGCACAGAGCGCGCTGGTCTGGACCGAGCCTGTCGCCCGCGGTGCCCGGCTCGCCGTTTTCGCGGTGGCCCTGCTTGCGCTCTCGACCATCGCCGCCGGGGCGATGATGGCCAAGAACGGTGCCTCGCTCGCCTGCTCGACCTGGCCGCTCTGCGATGGCGCGGTGGTGCCGCCGCTCGACGATCCGCTGATCGCACTGCACTTCACCCACCGGGTGCTGGCCGGCGTCACGGCGCTCGCCATCCTGGGCCTGTTCCTCTGGGCGCGCCGCACCCGGCGCCGGGCGCCGGGCTTTGCCCGCGACATGCACCGCACCATGGGCCTGGTCGCGCTTCAGGTCGGTGTCGGCGCGGCGGTCATCTTCCTGCAGGTGCCGGTCTGGACGGCCGCCACCCATCAGGGCATGGGCGTGCTGGTGCTGGCCTCGCTGGTCGTGACCCTGCTGCATCTGGCCTTCGGCCCCGGCACCGCGGTGCCTCGCGGCCGGCCGGAGCCTGCCGCCGGCCAGGCCGTGCCTGCACGCGGCGCCTGA
- a CDS encoding carboxypeptidase M32: MPAMTELEARFRRLSHIEGAEGVLSWDWAVNMPKGGATVRAAQMATLAEIGHDILTAPDLPALFDDAAAELAAAAPADQAAADRLGWQQANLAEMRRRHAHATALPADLVRRRAEAASTSEMIWREARAADDFARFAPALAQVLKLEREAAAAKGAALGLPPYEALLDAYDPGRRTADIDRIFARLEAELPVIRDAALAAQAARPQPVRPQGPFPVAAQRALGIRLMTMAGFPFDHGRLDVSHHPFSGGVPDDLRITTRYDEADFAESAMAVLHETGHALYEHGLPRDWRDQPVGLARGMTIHESQSLLTEMQASRSRPFMTAFAAAAREAFGAAADDPAYDADNLHALMVRVRPGFIRVNADEVTYPGHVMLRYGLERAMIAGDLAVDDLPGAWREGMARLVGVVPDTDRDGCLQDIHWPSGAFGYFPTYSLGAMAAAQLFQAARRALPALDDDLARGDFSGLLGWLRTHVHGQGCRWSADELIERATGAPLSADAFLGHLRRRYLGDGPA; encoded by the coding sequence ATGCCGGCCATGACCGAACTCGAGGCGCGCTTCCGCCGCCTGTCGCATATCGAGGGCGCCGAGGGCGTGCTCAGCTGGGATTGGGCGGTGAACATGCCCAAGGGCGGTGCCACGGTGCGCGCGGCCCAGATGGCGACCCTGGCCGAGATCGGCCACGACATCCTGACCGCCCCGGATCTGCCGGCGCTGTTCGACGATGCCGCGGCCGAGCTGGCGGCGGCTGCCCCCGCCGATCAGGCGGCCGCCGATCGCCTGGGCTGGCAGCAGGCCAATCTGGCCGAGATGCGCCGCCGCCATGCCCATGCCACCGCCCTGCCGGCCGATCTGGTCCGGCGGCGGGCGGAAGCGGCCTCGACCTCCGAGATGATCTGGCGCGAGGCCCGGGCGGCCGATGATTTCGCCCGCTTTGCGCCGGCGCTCGCCCAGGTGCTGAAGCTGGAGCGCGAGGCCGCCGCCGCCAAGGGCGCCGCACTCGGCCTGCCGCCCTACGAGGCGCTGCTCGACGCCTATGATCCCGGCCGCCGCACGGCCGATATCGACCGGATCTTCGCGCGGCTGGAGGCGGAACTGCCGGTGATCCGCGACGCCGCACTCGCAGCCCAGGCCGCGCGTCCCCAGCCGGTCCGGCCGCAGGGGCCGTTCCCGGTGGCGGCGCAGCGCGCGCTCGGCATCCGGCTGATGACCATGGCGGGCTTTCCCTTCGATCATGGCCGGCTGGATGTCAGCCACCACCCGTTTTCGGGCGGCGTGCCCGATGATCTGCGCATCACCACCCGCTATGACGAGGCCGATTTCGCCGAAAGCGCCATGGCGGTTCTGCACGAAACCGGCCATGCGCTCTACGAGCACGGCCTGCCCCGCGACTGGCGCGACCAGCCGGTGGGGCTTGCCCGCGGCATGACCATTCATGAAAGCCAGTCGCTGCTGACCGAGATGCAGGCCAGCCGCAGCCGGCCCTTCATGACCGCCTTTGCCGCCGCGGCGCGCGAGGCCTTCGGTGCTGCGGCCGATGATCCGGCCTATGACGCCGACAATCTTCATGCGCTGATGGTGCGGGTGCGGCCGGGCTTCATCCGGGTCAATGCCGACGAGGTGACCTATCCCGGCCATGTCATGCTGCGCTACGGGCTGGAGCGGGCGATGATCGCCGGAGACCTCGCCGTCGACGACCTGCCCGGCGCCTGGCGCGAGGGCATGGCCCGGCTGGTCGGCGTGGTGCCCGATACCGATCGCGACGGCTGCCTGCAGGACATCCACTGGCCGAGCGGCGCCTTCGGCTATTTCCCGACCTATTCGCTGGGCGCGATGGCGGCGGCACAGCTGTTCCAGGCCGCCCGCCGGGCGCTGCCGGCGCTCGACGACGATCTGGCGCGCGGCGATTTCTCGGGCCTGCTCGGCTGGCTGCGCACCCATGTCCACGGCCAGGGCTGCCGCTGGTCGGCCGACGAGCTGATCGAGCGGGCGACCGGCGCGCCGCTCTCTGCCGATGCCTTCCTCGGTCATCTGCGCCGCCGCTATCTGGGCGACGGCCCGGCCTGA
- the thrC gene encoding threonine synthase, whose product MQYISTRGRAPRLDFGQVLLDGLARDGGLYLPESWPRVEPATMRAWRGLDYAGLAKQVMRLFVGTTIAPADLDRMIDDTYAGFGHRAVAPLKQLGANEWVMELFHGPTLAFKDFALQLLGRLFDHALDRSDRRGVILGATSGDTGSAAIEACRDRARLDVFILHPLGRTSEVQRRQMTTVLSPNVHNIAIRGTFDDAQDMVKAAFGDEAFRDQVGLTAINSINWARIAAQVVYYFHAALALGAPDREVAFAVPTGNFGDVYAGYIAASMGLPVAKLIVATNENDILARFFRNGDYSSAGVRPTWSPSMDIQVASNFERLLFDLKGRDGEATAAAIRTFRETGSLPVSDAEIAKARLLFDAGAADDARTIDTIARVFAETGEILDPHTAVGVAVARDRREGVPAGTPVVVLATAHPAKFPDAVEKAIGRRPALPARMADLMERPERYDTLEADVSVLTSHILSHRRNV is encoded by the coding sequence GTGCAGTACATCAGCACCCGCGGCCGCGCGCCGCGGCTCGATTTCGGTCAGGTTCTCCTCGACGGTCTCGCCCGCGACGGCGGCCTCTATCTGCCCGAGAGCTGGCCCCGGGTCGAGCCGGCCACCATGCGGGCCTGGCGGGGGCTGGACTATGCGGGCCTTGCGAAGCAGGTGATGCGGCTTTTCGTCGGCACGACCATTGCGCCGGCCGATCTGGACCGGATGATCGACGACACCTATGCCGGCTTCGGCCACAGGGCGGTGGCGCCGCTGAAGCAGCTGGGCGCCAATGAATGGGTGATGGAGCTGTTCCACGGCCCGACCCTCGCCTTCAAGGATTTCGCCCTGCAGCTGCTGGGCCGGCTGTTCGATCATGCGCTGGACCGGTCCGACCGGCGCGGCGTGATCCTGGGCGCCACCTCGGGCGATACCGGCTCGGCGGCGATCGAGGCCTGCCGCGACCGCGCGCGGCTGGACGTGTTCATCCTGCATCCCCTGGGCCGCACCTCCGAGGTGCAGCGCCGGCAGATGACCACCGTGCTTTCGCCCAATGTCCACAACATCGCCATCCGCGGCACCTTCGACGATGCCCAGGACATGGTGAAGGCGGCTTTCGGTGACGAGGCCTTCCGCGACCAGGTCGGGCTGACCGCGATCAACTCGATCAACTGGGCCCGCATCGCCGCGCAGGTGGTCTATTACTTCCATGCGGCTCTGGCCCTTGGGGCGCCCGATCGCGAGGTCGCCTTCGCCGTGCCGACGGGCAATTTCGGCGATGTCTATGCCGGCTATATCGCGGCCTCGATGGGCCTGCCGGTGGCGAAGCTGATCGTGGCCACCAACGAGAACGACATCCTGGCGCGGTTCTTCCGCAATGGCGACTATTCCTCGGCCGGCGTGCGGCCGACCTGGAGCCCGTCGATGGACATCCAGGTCGCCAGCAATTTCGAGCGGCTGCTCTTCGATCTGAAGGGCCGCGACGGCGAGGCCACCGCGGCTGCGATCCGCACCTTCCGCGAAACCGGCAGCCTGCCGGTCAGCGATGCCGAAATCGCCAAGGCCCGGCTGCTCTTCGATGCCGGTGCGGCCGACGACGCCCGCACCATCGACACTATCGCCCGTGTCTTCGCCGAGACCGGCGAGATCCTGGATCCGCACACCGCCGTGGGCGTGGCGGTGGCCCGCGACCGCCGCGAGGGCGTGCCGGCCGGCACGCCGGTGGTGGTGCTGGCGACCGCCCATCCGGCCAAGTTCCCGGATGCGGTGGAAAAGGCGATCGGCCGTCGTCCGGCCCTGCCTGCGCGCATGGCAGACCTGATGGAGCGGCCGGAGCGATATGACACGCTGGAGGCTGACGTTTCGGTCCTGACCTCCCATATCCTGTCGCACCGCCGCAACGTCTGA
- a CDS encoding M16 family metallopeptidase: MSLDGSSIRITTLPNGMRVATDSMAHVETVTVGVWVHAGTRHEPAEINGVSHLLEHMAFKGTERRTAQGLAEEVEAVGGYMNAYTSREQTVYYLKLMADDLELGVDVLADILQHSVFDPDELERERSVVVQEILSADDMPEDVVFDHFQIAAYPDQGLGRPILGPVDIVRGMPRQAIAGYMRRQYAAGRMVLAAAGKVDHDRLVDLATRFFDALPATEPRDIDPAAYVGGDLRRRKDHLGQVHLTLGFPGIGYAHEDYHASQLLATLLGGGMSSRLFQEVREKRGLCYNVYSFASPFEDHGLFGIYVAAAEDEIAEAMPVIVDETLGVADRVGEEELRRSFAQLKAGLLMGLESTTARAERLAQSLIIHGRAQSVAETVAELQMVTPDQVSRLAARLLGGGAPTLAALGPIARVQSYDDLRRRFG; encoded by the coding sequence ATGAGTCTCGACGGTTCCAGCATCCGCATCACCACCCTGCCCAACGGCATGCGTGTGGCCACCGACAGCATGGCCCATGTCGAGACCGTGACCGTGGGGGTCTGGGTGCATGCGGGCACACGCCACGAGCCGGCGGAGATCAACGGCGTCTCGCATCTGCTCGAGCATATGGCCTTCAAGGGCACCGAGCGGCGCACCGCCCAGGGCCTGGCCGAAGAGGTCGAGGCGGTGGGCGGCTATATGAACGCCTATACCTCGCGCGAGCAGACGGTCTATTACCTGAAGCTGATGGCCGATGATCTGGAGCTGGGCGTCGACGTACTCGCCGACATCCTGCAGCATTCGGTCTTCGACCCGGACGAGCTGGAGCGCGAGCGCTCGGTGGTGGTGCAGGAGATCCTGTCGGCCGACGACATGCCGGAAGACGTGGTCTTCGACCATTTCCAGATCGCAGCCTACCCCGATCAGGGGCTGGGCCGGCCGATCCTGGGCCCGGTCGACATCGTGCGCGGCATGCCGCGCCAGGCCATCGCCGGCTATATGCGCCGCCAGTATGCCGCCGGCCGCATGGTGCTGGCGGCGGCGGGCAAGGTGGATCACGACCGGCTGGTCGATCTGGCGACCCGCTTCTTCGACGCCCTGCCCGCGACCGAGCCGCGCGACATCGACCCCGCCGCCTATGTCGGCGGCGATCTGCGCCGGCGCAAGGATCATCTGGGCCAGGTGCATCTGACGCTGGGCTTCCCCGGCATCGGCTATGCCCACGAGGACTATCACGCCTCGCAGCTGCTGGCCACGCTGCTGGGCGGCGGCATGTCCTCGCGCCTGTTCCAGGAGGTGCGCGAGAAGCGCGGCCTCTGCTACAACGTCTATTCCTTCGCAAGCCCGTTCGAGGATCACGGCCTGTTCGGCATCTATGTCGCGGCCGCCGAGGACGAGATCGCCGAGGCGATGCCGGTGATCGTGGACGAGACCCTGGGCGTTGCCGACCGGGTGGGCGAGGAAGAGCTTCGCCGCTCGTTCGCGCAGCTGAAGGCCGGGCTGCTGATGGGGCTGGAAAGCACCACCGCGCGCGCCGAACGCCTTGCCCAGTCGCTGATCATCCACGGCCGGGCGCAGTCGGTGGCCGAAACGGTGGCCGAGCTGCAGATGGTGACGCCCGATCAGGTGTCGCGGCTGGCGGCCCGGCTGCTGGGCGGCGGGGCGCCGACCCTGGCGGCGCTGGGGCCGATCGCCCGGGTGCAATCCTACGACGATCTCCGCCGTCGCTTCGGCTGA
- a CDS encoding sulfurtransferase TusA family protein: protein MTAGRSMQAGATGAGEPQIPGNPDEPVALVVDAEGLVCPWPVLKARKALNTLAAGAVIEVIATDPASYIDIPAFCDTGGHVLLDQRRDGPRFVYRVRKGAGD, encoded by the coding sequence ATGACGGCAGGACGAAGCATGCAGGCGGGCGCCACCGGGGCGGGAGAGCCGCAGATCCCAGGCAATCCCGACGAGCCGGTCGCCCTGGTGGTCGATGCCGAGGGGCTGGTCTGCCCCTGGCCGGTGCTGAAGGCCCGCAAGGCGCTGAACACCCTGGCCGCCGGTGCGGTGATCGAGGTGATCGCCACCGATCCCGCCTCCTATATCGACATTCCGGCCTTCTGCGACACTGGCGGCCATGTCCTGCTCGACCAGCGCCGCGACGGTCCCCGTTTCGTCTACCGCGTCCGCAAGGGCGCGGGCGACTGA
- a CDS encoding GNAT family N-acetyltransferase encodes MWPFASMDGGDRPRIITPRVVMRPARLVDYREWAEVREASREFLERWEPSWGNDPLSRGAYRRRVGHYRMIARRGMGLAFHIFVRDAGDGRSEGREALSLAGGLTLNNIRYGVVQSCNVGYWIGAHVARKGYMTEALAGAADFVFDTLGLHRLEAACLPENHRSIGLLEKLGFESEGYAREYLLIDGRWTDHRLFGLIATDWRRRRPLPPAVIDAG; translated from the coding sequence ATGTGGCCTTTTGCCTCGATGGATGGCGGCGACCGGCCGCGGATCATCACGCCGCGGGTGGTGATGCGGCCGGCGCGCCTGGTCGACTATCGCGAATGGGCAGAGGTGCGCGAGGCTTCGCGGGAGTTTCTGGAGCGCTGGGAGCCGTCCTGGGGCAATGATCCCTTGAGCCGCGGGGCCTATCGCCGCCGGGTCGGCCACTATCGCATGATCGCCCGCCGGGGCATGGGGCTCGCCTTCCACATCTTCGTCCGTGACGCGGGCGACGGCCGCAGCGAAGGGCGCGAGGCGTTGAGTCTGGCCGGCGGGCTCACCCTCAACAACATCCGCTATGGCGTGGTCCAGTCGTGCAATGTCGGCTACTGGATCGGCGCGCATGTCGCGCGCAAGGGCTATATGACCGAGGCCCTGGCCGGGGCTGCCGATTTCGTCTTCGACACGCTGGGGCTGCACCGGCTGGAAGCGGCCTGCCTGCCTGAAAACCATCGCAGTATCGGCCTGCTGGAAAAGCTCGGTTTCGAATCCGAAGGCTATGCGCGGGAATATCTGCTGATCGACGGCCGCTGGACCGATCATCGCCTGTTCGGCCTGATCGCGACCGACTGGCGCCGCCGCCGGCCGCTGCCACCGGCGGTGATCGACGCCGGCTGA
- a CDS encoding urea carboxylase-associated family protein, whose protein sequence is MTIETQETAGPRPVVVYPNGSLPAPDTAALEAARAGMEKIDELVVPPRDGRAFRVPRGHFFRILSIEGPQVGDLNLWNAHDLSERFFSGKTRALHATHVTTGHRLWSTLPALRPMATISHDTLGWYGWDADGGGVHDVIGTRCDPYTNRLLTGTDYHHCCHSNLCRALAAAAGLSPRAAQPHVHDVLNVFMCTGFTRDTHQYFMKASPVRPGDFLELFAEIDLLAALSACPGGDCSASHSSDAARCYPLKVEIFRPDPAPLAAWPWPAPNGYDGL, encoded by the coding sequence ATGACGATCGAGACGCAGGAAACGGCCGGTCCACGACCGGTGGTGGTCTATCCGAACGGCAGCCTGCCCGCCCCCGACACGGCGGCGCTGGAGGCGGCGCGGGCGGGGATGGAGAAGATCGATGAGTTGGTCGTGCCGCCCCGCGACGGGCGGGCCTTCCGGGTGCCCCGGGGCCATTTCTTCCGCATCCTCTCGATCGAGGGGCCGCAGGTCGGCGATCTCAATCTCTGGAATGCCCACGACCTGTCGGAGCGCTTCTTCAGCGGCAAGACAAGGGCGCTGCACGCCACCCATGTCACCACCGGCCATCGGCTGTGGAGCACGCTGCCGGCCCTGCGGCCGATGGCGACCATCAGCCACGACACCCTCGGCTGGTATGGCTGGGATGCCGATGGCGGCGGGGTGCACGACGTGATCGGCACGCGCTGCGACCCCTATACCAACCGGCTGCTGACCGGCACCGATTATCACCACTGCTGCCATTCCAATCTCTGCCGCGCGCTCGCCGCGGCTGCCGGCCTCAGCCCGCGGGCGGCGCAGCCCCATGTCCACGACGTGCTCAACGTCTTCATGTGCACCGGCTTCACCCGCGACACGCACCAGTATTTCATGAAGGCGAGCCCGGTCCGCCCCGGCGACTTTCTGGAACTCTTCGCCGAGATCGATCTGCTGGCGGCGCTCTCCGCCTGTCCCGGCGGCGATTGCAGCGCCAGCCATTCAAGCGATGCGGCGCGCTGCTACCCGCTGAAGGTGGAGATCTTCCGGCCCGATCCCGCCCCGCTCGCCGCCTGGCCCTGGCCGGCGCCGAACGGCTATGACGGGCTCTGA